The following are from one region of the Anomaloglossus baeobatrachus isolate aAnoBae1 chromosome 1, aAnoBae1.hap1, whole genome shotgun sequence genome:
- the RAN gene encoding GTP-binding nuclear protein Ran yields MAIYSLAFFVATLGVEVHPLVFHTNRGPIKFNVWDTAGQEKFGGLRDGYYIQAQCAIIMFDVTSRVTYKNVPNWHRDLVRVCENIPIVLCGNKVDIKDRKVKAKSIVFHRKKNLQYYDISAKSNYNFEKPFLWLGRKLIGDPNLEFVAMPALAPPEVHMDPALAAQYENDLQIAQTTALPDEDDDL; encoded by the exons ATGGCTATTTACTCTCTTGCTTTCTTTGTAGCCACACTTGGTGTTGAAGTCCACCCACTGGTGTTCCATACAAACAGAGGTCCTATTAAATTCAACGTATGGGATACTGCTGGTCAGGAGAAGTTTGGTGGTCTTCGTGATGGTTATTACATTCAGG CTCAATGTGCCATTATCATGTTTGATGTTACATCAAGAGTCACATACAAGAATGTACCCAACTGGCATAGAGATCTTGTACGAGTATGTGAAAATATCCCCATAGTCTTGTGTGGCAACAAAGTGGATATCAAGGACAGAAAAGTTAAAGCAAAGTCCATTGTGTTCCATAGGAAGAAGAATCTTCAG TACTACGATATTTCTGCAAAGAGTAACTACAACTTTGAAAAGCCATTCCTTTGGCTTGGCAGAAAACTGATAGGTGATCCTAACCTTGAATTTGTAGCCATGCCTGCGCTTGCACCACCAGAAGTGCATATGGATCCTGCACTTGCAGCACAATATGAGAATGATTTACAg ATTGCCCAGACCACAGCACTGCCAGATGAGGATGATGATCTGTGA